Proteins found in one Brachypodium distachyon strain Bd21 chromosome 5, Brachypodium_distachyon_v3.0, whole genome shotgun sequence genomic segment:
- the LOC104585333 gene encoding uncharacterized protein LOC104585333 isoform X1 has translation MRDKQERLTQNSMEANFGIAAKRLVSNDGSSTPRGTKKLRRHDGLIIDINKAPHCDDDNFTIPLASGKQKSAPPPPPSPHRLLLLKIKKQQRDISAKRVALKQQHCGWASANLKKDLELEKMRLENKMMKLDNELLEAQVKYKEEELGLHVKSKRI, from the exons ATGCGAGATAAACAAGAGAG ATTGACGCAAAACTCAATGGAGGCAAACTTCGGCATTGCTGCCAAACGCTTGGTGAGCAACGACGGGAGCTCCACACCTAGGGGCACAAAGAAGCTGAGACGGCACGACGGTCTCATCATCGACATCAACAAGGCACCACACTGTGATGATGACAACTTCACCATCCCTCTCGCCAGCGGCAAGCAGAAGAgcgcaccaccaccaccaccatcaccGCATAGGCTTCTGTTGCTGAAGATCAAGAAACAACAACGAGACATCAGCGCCAAGCGTGTGGCGCTGAAGCAGCAACATTGCGGGTGGGCGAGTGCGAACTTGAAAAAGGATTTGGAGCTGGAGAAGATGCGACTGGAGAACAAGATGATGAAGCTAGACAATGAGCTGCTAGAGGCACAAGTCAAGTATAAGGAagaggagctcggcctccaTGTTAAATCAAAGAGGATTTAG
- the LOC104585333 gene encoding uncharacterized protein LOC104585333 isoform X2 produces the protein MEANFGIAAKRLVSNDGSSTPRGTKKLRRHDGLIIDINKAPHCDDDNFTIPLASGKQKSAPPPPPSPHRLLLLKIKKQQRDISAKRVALKQQHCGWASANLKKDLELEKMRLENKMMKLDNELLEAQVKYKEEELGLHVKSKRI, from the coding sequence ATGGAGGCAAACTTCGGCATTGCTGCCAAACGCTTGGTGAGCAACGACGGGAGCTCCACACCTAGGGGCACAAAGAAGCTGAGACGGCACGACGGTCTCATCATCGACATCAACAAGGCACCACACTGTGATGATGACAACTTCACCATCCCTCTCGCCAGCGGCAAGCAGAAGAgcgcaccaccaccaccaccatcaccGCATAGGCTTCTGTTGCTGAAGATCAAGAAACAACAACGAGACATCAGCGCCAAGCGTGTGGCGCTGAAGCAGCAACATTGCGGGTGGGCGAGTGCGAACTTGAAAAAGGATTTGGAGCTGGAGAAGATGCGACTGGAGAACAAGATGATGAAGCTAGACAATGAGCTGCTAGAGGCACAAGTCAAGTATAAGGAagaggagctcggcctccaTGTTAAATCAAAGAGGATTTAG